One region of Sulfurisphaera ohwakuensis genomic DNA includes:
- a CDS encoding SDR family oxidoreductase: MDLGIKGKKVIVTAASKGIGFATAKRFLEEGAKVVISSHDENNLRKAYERLKNLGEVNYIVADLTKPSDVENLIKSGYNILGGLDVLVYVTGSPKPGNLFELTNEDWINAFYLLLMSAVIAVREAGKLMKSGGRIILSTSMTLKEPLPNLDLSNVVRLSLAGLIKVSARELGEKGILVNGVMPGWTLTDRVDQLVKDRAKREGRNEEEIIREITRDVPLKRIGKPEEVANVILFLASELSTYVNGVLIPVDGGLIKATL; this comes from the coding sequence ATAGATCTTGGGATAAAAGGGAAGAAAGTGATAGTAACAGCAGCAAGTAAAGGTATAGGTTTTGCAACAGCGAAAAGATTTTTAGAAGAAGGTGCAAAAGTTGTTATATCTTCTCATGACGAGAATAATCTAAGGAAAGCTTACGAAAGACTAAAGAATCTTGGTGAAGTAAATTATATAGTAGCAGACTTGACAAAACCATCTGATGTTGAGAACCTAATAAAGTCTGGTTACAATATTTTAGGCGGGCTGGATGTATTAGTTTATGTCACTGGAAGTCCAAAACCAGGAAATTTATTTGAGTTAACAAATGAAGATTGGATTAATGCTTTTTATCTTCTTTTAATGAGTGCTGTTATTGCAGTAAGGGAAGCTGGAAAATTAATGAAAAGTGGTGGTAGAATTATTCTATCTACATCAATGACATTAAAAGAACCTTTACCTAATTTGGACCTATCTAACGTAGTTAGGTTATCTTTAGCAGGATTAATTAAAGTTTCAGCTAGAGAATTAGGAGAAAAAGGAATTTTGGTTAACGGAGTAATGCCAGGCTGGACATTAACTGATAGGGTAGATCAACTGGTTAAGGATAGGGCTAAAAGGGAAGGTAGAAATGAGGAGGAAATAATAAGGGAGATTACCAGAGATGTTCCATTAAAGAGAATTGGAAAACCTGAAGAGGTAGCCAATGTTATTCTATTCTTAGCTTCTGAGCTTTCAACATACGTAAATGGCGTATTAATTCCAGTAGATGGAGGACTTATTAAGGCAACCCTTTAA
- the udg gene encoding type-4 uracil-DNA glycosylase translates to MDSLEKIKEEVISCKKCKLWQFRTNPVPGEGNPKAEIMFIGEAPGENEDKEGRPFVGAAGKLLTQLIKEILGLERDQVFITNVVKCRPPNNRDPEEDEITACSPYLDRQIDIIMPKIIITLGRHSTKYIFNKMGENFSSITKVRGKSYVWKYKGKEIIVFPTYHPAAALYNPNLRKILEEDFKKIREIAITPKRYTIDYFLGGKNRSWDKREESDSNSSK, encoded by the coding sequence ATGGATAGTTTAGAAAAAATAAAAGAGGAAGTTATTTCTTGTAAGAAGTGCAAATTATGGCAATTTAGAACCAATCCAGTACCTGGTGAAGGAAATCCAAAAGCCGAAATAATGTTTATAGGAGAAGCACCTGGAGAAAACGAAGATAAAGAAGGAAGACCATTTGTTGGTGCAGCCGGCAAATTACTTACTCAGTTGATTAAGGAAATTTTAGGATTGGAAAGGGATCAAGTATTTATTACAAACGTAGTGAAATGTAGACCACCAAATAATAGGGATCCAGAGGAAGATGAGATCACGGCTTGTTCTCCTTATCTAGATAGGCAGATTGATATTATCATGCCAAAAATCATAATAACTTTAGGAAGACATTCTACAAAATATATTTTTAATAAAATGGGCGAAAATTTTTCGTCCATAACAAAAGTTAGGGGTAAAAGCTATGTATGGAAATATAAGGGAAAAGAGATTATAGTTTTTCCAACTTATCATCCTGCTGCGGCACTTTACAATCCTAATCTAAGGAAAATTCTTGAGGAAGATTTTAAGAAGATAAGAGAGATAGCGATAACCCCAAAAAGGTATACAATTGATTATTTTCTTGGTGGTAAGAATAGATCTTGGGATAAAAGGGAAGAAAGTGATAGTAACAGCAGCAAGTAA